AAGATTTGAACCATGTGCTCACTAAATATGCTGAAACAATGCCCGAAAACACAGCTGTTTTTAAGCTCCGCCGCTGGGCAAAAGAGCATATTTTTGACTCTGACCAAAAATGTGCTTGTTGCACAGATGATTGTTAAGCCGTTTTACAATAGATCGGAAATATCACATTCAATCATCGGCACACGTGTTTTGGGTGGTTGATGGTCCACCCATGCCGGATATCTAATTTCATTGCCAAAAGCAATTTGTCGCTCTTTCACATGGGGGTGGTTTAAAACCTCATCAGGGGTATGAATTGGTTCCATGCAGCAATCAGCAGGCAATAAAACCTCAGACCATTGTGCCAAAGTTTTGGTTTTAAAGAAATCACGCAAAGTCTTGATCAAATCGGTTTGGGGTTGGGCTTCCATATGGCGCGCCAAAAGATCATCACGCCCCACCGCTTTGCAGAAATTCTGCCAGAACTTGGGCTCAATCGGGGCAAAGGCAAAAAAGCGATTATCTTTTGTTTCATAAATGCCATACCAAGCCGCCGCCCCACCTGTGAGCTCACCTTGCCCACAAGCATCAACCTCAAGACCATGCCCCGCAGGGGTGAGACTGAGATAATTCCAGCTTAAGGCCGCTTCAAACAAGCTAACATCAATAAAAGCCCCCTTGCCTGTTCTTTCACGGCGAAATAAAGCCGCAAGGATCGAACTGACCGCTTGCATAGCGCCACTATGGTCTGCAAGTGGCGGGAAAATGGGCACAGGCCCAACATCGGGATGACCGGTTTGTGAAAGCGCACCAGTAAGGGCAACATAGGTCATATCATGACCTGCGGTTTGCGCATAAGGCCCAGTTTGGCCATAACCGGAAAGCGCGCAATGGATGAGTTTCGGATTAAGCTCTTTCAAAGCTTTTGGATCAAAACCAAGCCGCCCCATCACACCGGGGCGAAAAGATTCCAGCAGCACATCAGCTTTTTTAACCAAGGCGCGCAAGGCCTCTTTACCGCCATCGGATTTAAGATCGATTTTCACAACCTTCTTACCCGCGTTTAATTGCTTATAAAGTGGAGATATCCCATCTTCGCCTTGCATAAAAGCGTCGCGCATGGGGTCACCAAAGGGCGGCTCAATCTTGATCACCTCGGCCCCCAGATCACCAAGGGTCATTGTCGCGAAAGGGCCCGGAATATATTGGGAAAGGTCTAGAACAAGAATATCATCTAAGCAATTATCGAACATTATGAGCGCCTTCTGTTACCTATAAAACAGATCATCCCCGCCTTAAGCGAGGATGACACTTTAGATATATCTACTCATATTATTGTTCGCAAAGCAAACATTTTATTTTGCAACGACAGGAACTTTGCCTTTGGTCTTGCGCTTAGGCTTTTTTTCCAGCTCATCTTGAGGGAAGTCAAAGGCGATTTTATTATCGTCAATTTTGACCTTCACAAGACCACCTGTGACCAGCTTACCAAAGAGCAGTTCTTCTGCCAGTGGCTTTTTGATATGTTCCTGAATAACCCGGCTTAAAGGACGTGCCCCATAAAGCTTATCATAGCCCTTCTTGCTCAACCACTTACGCGCAGCTGGTGTGAGTTGGAATTCAACACCGCGATCCGCCAACTGGCCTTCTAGCTCCATAATGAATTTATCAACCACCTTGCCGACCACTTCCGGTGCCAGATTGGCAAAAGGAACGATGGCATCAAGACGGTTTCTAAATTCTGGTGTGAAGAGCTTTTCAATGGCTTCTTTATCTTCACCTTCACGGCTTTCACGACCAAAACCAATGGCATTTTTCGCCAGATCAGCTGCGCCCGCATTTGTCGTCATGATCAAAATGACATTTCTAAAATCAATGGTTTTACCGTTATTATCGGTCAGCTTACCGTGATCCATCACCTGCAATAGAATATTAAACAGGTCTGGGTGAGCCTTTTCAATTTCATCAAGCAAAACAATGCAATGGGGATGTTGATCCACACCATCTGTAAGCAAGCCACCTTGATCATAGCCCACATATCCCGGTGGGGCACCGATCAGGCGTGAGACGGAATGACGTTCCATATATTCAGACATATCAAAACGTTTGAGCTCCACACCCAATGTCATGGAAAGCTGGCGCGCCACTTCGGTTTTACCTACGCCCGTTGGGCCAGAAAACAGGTAACTGCCGATCGGCTTATCTGGTTCACGCAAACCCGCGCGCGATAGTTTAATAGCTGTTGAAAGGCGATCAATCGCTTCATTTTGGCCAAAGACCATGCGTTTTAAATCTGTTTCAAGGGAGCGCAATGTCTCTTTATCATCACTGGAAACCGACTTTGGCGGGATGCGGGCAATTTTCGCGACCGTATCTTCCACATCCTTAACCGTCACGGTTTTACGACGTTTGCTTTCAGGCAATAACATGCGCGAGGCACCGACCTCATCGATTACATCAATGGCTTTATCAGGAAGCTTTCGATCCCCAATATAACGTGCAGAAAGCTCCACCGCCGCGCTCAGCGCATCGTTGGTATAACGCACTTTATGATGTTCTTCATAATAAGGTTTTAAACCGCGCAGGATTTTCACCGCATCATCAATGGAAGGTTCCACCACATCAATTTTTTGAAAACGCCGCACAAGCGCACGGTCTTTTTCAAAATGGCTGCGATATTCTTTATAAGTGGTTGAACCGATGCAGCGCAACGAGCCACTGGCAAGAGAAGGTTTGAGAAGGTTTGAGGCATCCATAGCCCCACCACTTGTGGCCCCTGCCCCAATCACCGTATGGATTTCATCAATAAAGAGAACCGCATGGGGGCGCTCTTCCAGCTCTTTCACAACCGCTTTAAGGCGTTCTTCAAAATCACCGCGATAACGTGTCCCCGCCAATAATGATCCCATATCAAGCGCATAGATGATGGCTTCATCCAGCACTTCGGGCACCTGCTTTTTGGTAATTTTTAAAGCCAAGCCTTCTGCAATGGCTGTTTTACCCACACCGGGGTCCCCCACATAAAGCGGGTTATTTTTACTGCGCCGACATAAGACTTGAACGGTGCGATCTAACTCTGCACTGCGCCCAATTAATGGGTCTATTT
The genomic region above belongs to Candidatus Terasakiella magnetica and contains:
- the clpA gene encoding ATP-dependent Clp protease ATP-binding subunit ClpA — encoded protein: MLSRNLEQTLHRALAQASDHRHEMATLEHLLLALIDDPDAVAVMRACDVSINQLREDIGIFLEEELNDLRSETPVEPSPTAGFQRVVQRAAIHVQSSGREEVTGANVLVALFSERESHAVYFLSVQEMTRLDCVNYISHGIAKVPGLSEDRAVHGADEDDEEDENSNEDGAKALDTYCVNLNEKALEGKIDPLIGRSAELDRTVQVLCRRSKNNPLYVGDPGVGKTAIAEGLALKITKKQVPEVLDEAIIYALDMGSLLAGTRYRGDFEERLKAVVKELEERPHAVLFIDEIHTVIGAGATSGGAMDASNLLKPSLASGSLRCIGSTTYKEYRSHFEKDRALVRRFQKIDVVEPSIDDAVKILRGLKPYYEEHHKVRYTNDALSAAVELSARYIGDRKLPDKAIDVIDEVGASRMLLPESKRRKTVTVKDVEDTVAKIARIPPKSVSSDDKETLRSLETDLKRMVFGQNEAIDRLSTAIKLSRAGLREPDKPIGSYLFSGPTGVGKTEVARQLSMTLGVELKRFDMSEYMERHSVSRLIGAPPGYVGYDQGGLLTDGVDQHPHCIVLLDEIEKAHPDLFNILLQVMDHGKLTDNNGKTIDFRNVILIMTTNAGAADLAKNAIGFGRESREGEDKEAIEKLFTPEFRNRLDAIVPFANLAPEVVGKVVDKFIMELEGQLADRGVEFQLTPAARKWLSKKGYDKLYGARPLSRVIQEHIKKPLAEELLFGKLVTGGLVKVKIDDNKIAFDFPQDELEKKPKRKTKGKVPVVAK
- a CDS encoding CaiB/BaiF CoA transferase family protein, whose protein sequence is MFDNCLDDILVLDLSQYIPGPFATMTLGDLGAEVIKIEPPFGDPMRDAFMQGEDGISPLYKQLNAGKKVVKIDLKSDGGKEALRALVKKADVLLESFRPGVMGRLGFDPKALKELNPKLIHCALSGYGQTGPYAQTAGHDMTYVALTGALSQTGHPDVGPVPIFPPLADHSGAMQAVSSILAALFRRERTGKGAFIDVSLFEAALSWNYLSLTPAGHGLEVDACGQGELTGGAAAWYGIYETKDNRFFAFAPIEPKFWQNFCKAVGRDDLLARHMEAQPQTDLIKTLRDFFKTKTLAQWSEVLLPADCCMEPIHTPDEVLNHPHVKERQIAFGNEIRYPAWVDHQPPKTRVPMIECDISDLL